In Xylanibacter ruminicola 23, a single genomic region encodes these proteins:
- a CDS encoding serine/threonine protein kinase, whose protein sequence is MSTDRTPQNKVNGNEEVNVDKTVRATNFDFPQNTPSKGEEPDKPLDGTIRIDMPKMEAPKPAAPKPLDGTVRAPGLNQPITPRPAAPRPAAPRPAAPKALDGTVRAPGLNQPITPQSAAPRPAAPKALDGTVRAPGINQPIAPQPVTPQPAAPKPAAPSMGSTVRGAQPQPQAQAQAQVRPNVNISIISSASNTDRAKKQRLQRNLIDENIYTLKGQEYRRVSVLSENTGEAEVFLVEKDNKEYVLKVYYPNFDVNRKILQTVLNFDFEMVVKVYDFGKTYVDGKHRYYELMEYLQGGSMAEFNLEGDINKFRRIALQSAAALAYCHQLRILHKDIKPGNFFFRDKDHNQLVLGDFGISSMLEEDGKSHKTTQARTPIYAAPEMYADVIDGVVEISPKADYYSLGISLMTLWLGESPMSTNERVMMRQKNEGRIPRMNELPERIKLLVMGLTVVNPINRWGYEQVEQWFLGESPKVDLSSPFLKYQSFVVDPERNLVAENVQELVPMLLANERLAIGYLYNGRITQWLDACGNNKLSTIVKDIISKKYPIDQRAGLMASLYAMDPAYPYKDVRGTNCEDIHAVCISLLSNQDEYAISLAAPNDNFYLYVETHTSCDVDRLRSYFKEVDHNNKEQVRVAIMKIVLEVDPEIPFMVKHPSAAINDIVSAFGHEDITEDEWHSLTDGRLLAWMYSHEDQMACESLRIMTLDQPYSRNLAYKVLYNLNRESAYDLAGAFTPIQVGELLNERLHKAQNLPEKEFEEEMKDFTELDGRFAYYAQLHGWTEMYNEHKRCFDFKSEENTERMGAYDVKTAVYRFCRILGVTPTYMMGDGIEYADGRNLQAKKLQVFRNEIRNGSMGQWMSVFYHEDPNADFTVEYSYEHAVEDWLMAMGKIDPSQRYYKRFIDARDETQRRVAFVKDSWKRAKTKEKIWRTAFYTLSGIWLVFVLIFGVTNPEYILTHTFISIGLPLGGMTGMIVATRSFFKGYDFMFSFLWGLVGAFTCFIPIIILKYIGASHPMLFNIAIIVITLIYMLVCHLTDFRGNEKADSRLISEVLENDMKSNLIEPLYYTFKARSYKFKGSKFGLLNDVTDQVRSITGESVLHYVLWSLLMLVFVVSFVVFSPSMLNIANPNSHMKEAPKSIIKKIDRDA, encoded by the coding sequence ATGAGTACGGATCGAACTCCACAAAATAAAGTAAACGGAAACGAAGAGGTAAACGTAGATAAGACCGTACGTGCAACCAACTTTGATTTCCCACAGAATACTCCTTCAAAGGGTGAGGAGCCCGACAAACCGCTTGATGGCACCATCCGCATTGATATGCCGAAGATGGAAGCCCCCAAGCCAGCTGCTCCTAAACCACTTGACGGTACCGTGCGTGCACCTGGCCTTAATCAGCCTATTACACCACGACCTGCAGCGCCTCGTCCTGCAGCTCCACGTCCAGCAGCACCCAAAGCATTGGATGGAACTGTGCGTGCACCCGGCCTTAATCAGCCGATTACACCGCAATCTGCTGCGCCACGTCCAGCTGCTCCCAAGGCTTTGGATGGCACCGTTCGTGCCCCTGGTATCAACCAGCCCATTGCACCACAGCCCGTTACCCCACAGCCTGCAGCACCTAAACCTGCAGCACCATCAATGGGTAGTACCGTTCGTGGTGCACAGCCCCAGCCTCAAGCACAGGCTCAGGCTCAGGTTCGTCCCAACGTCAACATCTCGATTATCTCGTCGGCCAGTAATACCGACCGTGCCAAGAAACAGCGCCTGCAACGTAACCTGATTGATGAGAATATCTACACGCTGAAAGGACAGGAGTATCGTCGTGTATCGGTACTGAGCGAGAATACAGGCGAGGCCGAGGTTTTTCTGGTTGAAAAAGACAACAAGGAATATGTACTGAAAGTGTACTATCCCAATTTCGATGTGAACCGTAAGATATTGCAGACGGTTCTGAACTTCGACTTTGAGATGGTAGTAAAGGTGTACGACTTTGGTAAGACCTATGTGGATGGTAAGCACCGTTACTACGAGTTGATGGAGTACCTGCAGGGTGGCTCGATGGCCGAGTTCAATCTGGAAGGCGATATAAACAAGTTCCGTCGTATAGCTCTTCAGAGTGCTGCAGCCTTGGCTTACTGTCATCAGCTCAGAATTCTGCACAAGGATATCAAACCAGGCAACTTCTTCTTCCGTGATAAGGACCATAACCAACTGGTTCTGGGCGACTTCGGTATTTCGAGTATGCTGGAGGAAGACGGTAAGTCGCATAAAACCACCCAGGCCCGTACCCCAATCTATGCGGCACCCGAAATGTATGCCGACGTAATTGATGGTGTGGTAGAGATTTCGCCAAAGGCCGACTACTACTCTTTGGGTATCAGCTTGATGACGCTGTGGTTAGGCGAGAGTCCGATGAGTACCAACGAGCGTGTGATGATGCGCCAGAAGAACGAGGGTCGCATACCACGCATGAACGAGTTGCCAGAGCGTATCAAGCTGCTGGTAATGGGTCTTACGGTGGTTAACCCCATCAACCGTTGGGGTTATGAGCAGGTAGAGCAGTGGTTCTTAGGCGAGAGCCCGAAGGTCGACCTGTCGTCACCATTCCTGAAGTACCAGAGTTTCGTTGTCGATCCAGAGCGTAACCTGGTGGCCGAGAACGTACAGGAGCTGGTGCCCATGCTGCTGGCCAACGAGCGCTTGGCTATCGGTTATCTGTATAACGGACGTATCACCCAGTGGTTGGACGCTTGTGGTAACAACAAACTGAGCACCATTGTTAAAGATATCATTTCCAAGAAATATCCTATCGATCAGCGTGCCGGTTTGATGGCATCGCTGTACGCTATGGACCCTGCCTATCCGTATAAGGATGTGCGTGGAACCAACTGCGAGGATATCCATGCGGTATGTATCTCGCTGCTGAGTAATCAGGACGAGTATGCCATATCGTTGGCTGCCCCGAACGATAATTTCTACCTTTATGTGGAAACCCACACCAGCTGCGATGTTGATCGTTTGCGTTCTTACTTTAAGGAAGTAGACCATAACAATAAGGAGCAGGTACGTGTGGCTATCATGAAGATAGTGCTCGAGGTTGATCCTGAGATACCATTTATGGTAAAGCATCCATCGGCAGCAATTAACGATATTGTTAGCGCCTTTGGTCATGAAGATATAACCGAAGACGAGTGGCATAGTCTGACCGACGGACGCTTGCTGGCCTGGATGTACAGTCACGAGGACCAGATGGCGTGCGAGAGTCTGCGCATCATGACGCTGGATCAGCCTTACTCACGAAACTTGGCTTATAAGGTTCTTTATAACCTGAATCGCGAATCGGCCTATGATCTGGCCGGTGCCTTTACTCCTATACAAGTGGGCGAACTGCTCAACGAGCGTTTGCATAAGGCGCAGAACCTTCCTGAGAAGGAGTTCGAGGAGGAGATGAAGGACTTTACTGAACTTGACGGTCGTTTTGCTTACTATGCCCAGCTGCACGGCTGGACCGAGATGTACAACGAGCATAAGCGCTGCTTCGACTTTAAGAGCGAGGAGAATACCGAACGTATGGGCGCTTATGATGTGAAGACGGCTGTTTACCGCTTCTGTCGTATCTTAGGCGTTACACCTACCTATATGATGGGCGACGGTATTGAGTACGCCGACGGCCGTAACCTGCAGGCAAAGAAGTTGCAGGTGTTCCGCAACGAAATCCGCAACGGCTCGATGGGGCAGTGGATGTCGGTGTTCTATCACGAAGACCCCAATGCCGACTTTACGGTAGAGTACTCGTACGAGCATGCCGTTGAGGACTGGTTGATGGCAATGGGAAAAATCGATCCTTCGCAGCGTTATTATAAGCGCTTTATCGATGCCCGCGACGAAACCCAGCGCCGTGTGGCCTTTGTAAAGGACAGTTGGAAGCGCGCCAAGACCAAGGAGAAGATCTGGCGTACAGCCTTCTACACCCTGAGCGGTATCTGGTTGGTATTCGTGCTGATATTCGGCGTTACCAATCCTGAGTATATCCTCACGCATACCTTTATCAGTATCGGTCTGCCTTTGGGTGGAATGACTGGTATGATTGTGGCCACCCGCTCGTTCTTCAAGGGCTACGACTTTATGTTCTCGTTCCTGTGGGGACTGGTGGGCGCGTTTACGTGCTTTATACCTATTATTATATTAAAGTATATTGGCGCATCGCACCCCATGCTGTTTAATATCGCCATTATCGTAATCACGCTTATCTACATGCTGGTTTGTCACCTCACAGATTTCCGTGGTAATGAGAAGGCCGACAGCCGACTGATATCCGAGGTGCTCGAAAACGATATGAAATCGAACTTGATAGAACCGCTGTACTACACCTTCAAGGCCCGTTCGTACAAGTTTAAGGGATCTAAGTTCGGTTTGCTTAACGATGTTACCGATCAGGTTCGCTCTATCACGGGCGAGAGTGTGCTTCACTACGTGCTGTGGAGCCTGCTGATGCTGGTATTCGTGGTATCGTTTGTGGTATTCAGCCCATCGATGCTGAACATTGCCAATCCTAACAGTCACATGAAGGAGGCCCCTAAAAGTATTATTAAGAAAATAGATAGAGACGCATAA
- a CDS encoding AAA family ATPase gives MVCQNCHKENRSKAKFCKWCGQQLVTTDLLDKLVGLDEVKNQLKTIVDTYTFLRSRKDISKARISLNAIVIGDTGTGKTSLAEILRDYFYQHKIIEKPQLMMVDAVDYQRFVDKWDENIKKAKNGILFFDNVQKLLPDKYSNQVNPLDKLFVEMDKWEDNPIVIISGLSKGLEDFLESNPAVANRFKYTFRMTTPNFQELTEICKLNLQLKYGIQDFSPEADKQLLRFFKYQVKIKDETFGNGHLAHKTAENIFTQYISRGANATRVELSDITGYVPEERSVEDILRDLDSYIGMDEVKAAVKEMAYSVQNAMQRAERGLGEQEKMSMHIILTGNPGTGKTTIARKLGEILAAIGYLDSGHVVEVDRAKMVSQYQGETPKVVDALCDKAKGGILFVDEAYTLAPVSASGDRDAQGAQALEKLMKRMEDDRGQFIVIAAGYRTEMENLFRVNPGFRSRFNYFLDIKDYSPAELFEIMQVFAKQKKYIFSPDAQVLTQKMIKEMYDSRDKDFANGRTMRTLFDQICKKQAQRLQGANISAMSNEELMTIVRDDIPYDAPQTVSVDDCLKKLDGLVGLSGVKKEIANLAAFLNLQIARGETNTFQGKHYVFTGNPGTGKTTVARIMADIFKTLGVVARGQLVEADRSKLVAGFSGQTAIKTNQLVDQAMGGVLFIDEAYTLKSNDGDSFGAEAIDTLLKRLEDDRGKFICIVAGYTDQMHDFIDTNPGLKSRFTQTIHFDDYTPDELTEIFLHLASGKNFTVDEETKAAIHRMFEQLYLRRDKNFGNAREARRIFNEAVERQSQRLVKQMTSPDFKESDMFALTTADLPLSQGETARPLDVVLNELEEFIGMRSVKDSIRRLAVQSMFMKQRAAMGAGSVQQMSMNFVLTGNPGTGKTSIARKMGEILQAMDILPTSRVIEASRATLVGKYMGETPKIVNSMCDKAMGGILFIDEAYTLSDGGDMYGKEAIDTLMKRMEDDRGKFVVIAAGYKDKMEEFMMMNAGLASRFTHKLHIDDYDPDELLAIYKHMAQKEQYQFTPEAELKALDKIYKMVLTKTESWGNAREMRNLLDSTIQHLSERVSALPADQVTKETYQIILPEDI, from the coding sequence ATGGTTTGTCAGAATTGTCATAAAGAAAACAGAAGCAAAGCAAAGTTCTGCAAGTGGTGCGGACAGCAGCTTGTTACTACTGACTTGCTTGATAAGCTGGTTGGCCTCGATGAGGTGAAGAACCAGCTGAAAACCATTGTCGATACCTATACGTTTCTGCGCTCTCGCAAGGATATCTCTAAAGCCCGTATCTCGCTCAATGCCATTGTGATTGGTGATACAGGTACGGGTAAGACGTCGCTGGCCGAGATTCTGCGCGATTACTTCTATCAGCATAAGATCATCGAGAAACCCCAGCTGATGATGGTAGATGCCGTAGATTACCAGCGATTCGTCGACAAATGGGATGAAAATATCAAGAAAGCAAAGAATGGTATATTGTTCTTCGACAATGTGCAGAAGCTTTTGCCCGATAAATACTCTAACCAGGTGAACCCGCTCGACAAGCTGTTTGTTGAGATGGACAAATGGGAGGATAACCCCATTGTGATTATATCCGGACTCTCGAAGGGTTTGGAGGACTTCTTGGAGAGCAACCCAGCCGTAGCCAACCGTTTCAAGTATACCTTCCGTATGACCACGCCAAACTTCCAGGAGCTTACCGAGATATGTAAGCTGAACCTGCAGTTGAAGTATGGCATACAGGATTTCTCGCCCGAAGCTGATAAACAGTTATTGCGTTTCTTTAAATATCAGGTTAAGATTAAGGACGAGACCTTTGGTAACGGACACCTGGCCCATAAAACAGCCGAGAATATCTTTACCCAGTATATCAGTCGTGGCGCCAATGCCACAAGGGTAGAGTTGAGCGACATCACGGGTTATGTACCCGAGGAGCGCTCGGTTGAGGATATCCTGCGCGATCTGGACAGCTACATTGGTATGGACGAGGTTAAGGCCGCCGTAAAAGAGATGGCCTACTCGGTACAGAACGCCATGCAGCGCGCCGAGCGTGGACTGGGCGAGCAGGAGAAAATGTCGATGCACATTATTCTTACTGGTAACCCAGGTACAGGTAAAACCACCATTGCCCGTAAGTTGGGCGAAATCCTGGCAGCCATCGGCTATCTGGATAGCGGTCACGTAGTTGAGGTCGACCGTGCCAAGATGGTAAGTCAGTATCAGGGCGAAACACCTAAGGTGGTTGATGCCCTTTGCGATAAGGCCAAGGGCGGTATCCTGTTTGTGGATGAGGCCTACACCTTGGCTCCTGTGAGTGCGTCGGGCGATCGTGATGCCCAGGGCGCACAGGCTTTGGAGAAACTGATGAAACGTATGGAGGACGATCGCGGACAGTTTATCGTGATTGCCGCTGGTTATCGCACGGAGATGGAGAACCTGTTCCGTGTGAACCCTGGTTTCCGCAGCCGTTTCAATTATTTCCTCGATATCAAGGACTACTCGCCAGCCGAGCTGTTCGAGATTATGCAGGTATTTGCCAAGCAGAAAAAGTATATCTTCTCGCCGGATGCCCAGGTACTTACTCAGAAGATGATCAAGGAGATGTACGATTCGCGCGACAAGGACTTTGCCAACGGTCGTACCATGCGTACGCTCTTCGACCAGATTTGCAAGAAACAGGCACAGCGCCTGCAGGGGGCAAATATTTCTGCGATGAGCAACGAGGAGCTCATGACCATTGTACGCGACGATATCCCATACGATGCACCACAGACCGTAAGCGTCGACGACTGTCTGAAGAAACTCGACGGTTTGGTTGGTCTCTCGGGTGTGAAGAAGGAGATTGCCAACCTGGCAGCCTTCCTGAACCTGCAGATTGCACGTGGCGAAACCAACACCTTCCAAGGCAAGCACTATGTGTTTACCGGTAACCCTGGTACGGGTAAAACTACCGTAGCCCGTATCATGGCCGATATCTTTAAGACGCTGGGCGTTGTGGCCCGCGGACAACTGGTTGAGGCCGACCGCTCTAAACTGGTGGCAGGCTTCTCGGGTCAGACAGCCATCAAGACCAACCAGCTGGTTGATCAGGCTATGGGCGGTGTACTGTTTATCGACGAGGCTTACACGCTGAAGTCGAACGATGGCGACAGCTTTGGCGCTGAGGCTATCGACACGCTGCTGAAACGTTTGGAAGATGATCGTGGTAAGTTTATCTGTATCGTGGCTGGTTATACCGACCAGATGCACGACTTTATCGACACCAACCCAGGCTTGAAGAGTCGCTTTACACAAACCATCCACTTCGACGACTATACGCCCGACGAGCTCACGGAGATCTTCCTGCATCTCGCATCCGGCAAGAACTTCACCGTCGACGAGGAGACCAAGGCGGCTATTCACCGTATGTTCGAGCAGCTCTATCTGCGCCGCGATAAGAACTTCGGTAATGCCCGTGAGGCACGCCGCATCTTCAACGAGGCTGTAGAGCGCCAGAGTCAGCGTCTGGTAAAGCAGATGACCAGTCCCGACTTCAAGGAGAGCGACATGTTTGCGCTCACCACCGCCGATCTTCCCCTGTCGCAGGGCGAGACCGCACGTCCGCTCGATGTGGTGCTCAACGAGCTCGAAGAGTTCATTGGTATGCGCTCAGTCAAGGATTCTATCCGTCGTCTGGCCGTACAGAGCATGTTCATGAAGCAGCGTGCCGCTATGGGTGCTGGCAGTGTTCAGCAGATGTCGATGAACTTTGTGCTTACGGGTAATCCGGGTACAGGTAAGACATCTATTGCCCGCAAGATGGGTGAGATACTCCAGGCCATGGACATTCTGCCTACATCGCGTGTCATCGAGGCCAGTCGTGCTACGTTGGTTGGTAAGTACATGGGCGAAACACCTAAGATTGTGAACAGCATGTGCGATAAGGCCATGGGCGGTATCCTGTTCATCGACGAGGCTTATACCTTGAGCGATGGCGGCGACATGTACGGCAAGGAGGCTATCGACACGCTGATGAAACGTATGGAGGACGATCGTGGTAAGTTTGTGGTTATCGCTGCAGGCTATAAGGATAAGATGGAGGAGTTCATGATGATGAACGCCGGACTGGCCAGCCGATTCACCCACAAGTTGCACATCGACGACTACGATCCTGATGAGCTGCTGGCTATTTACAAGCACATGGCCCAGAAGGAACAGTACCAGTTTACGCCTGAGGCTGAGCTTAAGGCACTCGACAAGATCTATAAGATGGTTCTTACCAAGACCGAGTCGTGGGGTAATGCCCGCGAGATGCGCAACCTGCTCGATTCTACTATCCAGCACCTGTCGGAGCGCGTATCAGCGCTGCCGGCCGATCAGGTTACAAAGGAAACATATCAGATTATACTACCAGAAGATATTTAA
- a CDS encoding FHA domain-containing protein, with translation MIICPACKEEIEDDSHYCDQCGQQLLFCKQCGHVGLGRRCTRCGGMMALPAGSMAAANAGANPMGAPMGNPMANPMGNPMANPMGNPMGSPAGNPGVGAAVRPGVNISVTPSASVSRAANVPPAQQQQPVSPRTSNAQNIAASISVGPAISIAQAGAGRSSMPMMTLVNESLNIRITAMNGAIIGRRKGPYVQFFEQNSYVSGIHAQLKYKSGAGWFVIDMNSSNGTRINQAPIQPETENPLKNGDVLSIANVNLQVVIR, from the coding sequence ATGATTATTTGTCCAGCTTGTAAAGAAGAAATAGAAGACGATTCACATTACTGCGACCAATGTGGACAGCAGTTGCTGTTCTGTAAGCAGTGCGGTCATGTGGGGCTTGGACGTCGTTGTACACGTTGCGGCGGCATGATGGCTTTGCCTGCAGGTAGCATGGCAGCAGCCAATGCCGGAGCAAATCCCATGGGCGCTCCTATGGGCAACCCGATGGCTAATCCTATGGGCAACCCGATGGCTAATCCTATGGGTAACCCAATGGGTAGTCCTGCTGGTAATCCTGGGGTAGGGGCTGCTGTGCGCCCTGGTGTAAACATCAGCGTTACACCCAGTGCCTCAGTATCGCGCGCCGCAAATGTACCACCAGCACAACAACAGCAGCCTGTATCACCACGCACATCCAATGCGCAGAACATTGCAGCCAGCATATCGGTAGGTCCTGCTATCTCTATTGCTCAGGCAGGTGCCGGTCGTTCAAGCATGCCGATGATGACGTTGGTTAACGAAAGTCTCAATATACGTATCACAGCTATGAACGGTGCCATTATCGGTCGCCGTAAGGGTCCGTACGTTCAGTTCTTCGAGCAGAATTCGTACGTATCGGGTATTCATGCCCAGCTCAAGTACAAGTCAGGCGCAGGTTGGTTTGTTATCGATATGAACTCGTCAAACGGTACCAGAATTAATCAGGCTCCTATCCAGCCCGAGACCGAGAACCCGTTAAAGAATGGCGACGTGCTGTCGATTGCCAATGTCAACCTTCAAGTAGTAATTAGATAG
- a CDS encoding PP2C family protein-serine/threonine phosphatase, protein MITIHMTAASKVGCVRSQNEDMVLLGSHFVRNDAFSTRVDLTNSDRYIMAVADGMGGHNRGDVASSDALHNLEFYFHDLPTGLRPESIKDKFEDWLDSINNIIDSKGRSDEQYKGMGTTLVGLAFYEGQFYTLNCGDSRLYRFRDGDLTQLTSDHSLSNMLGSSQHSNVITNCIGGGATSSFIDIVNITDDIKEGDVYMLCSDGLTDMLPDSIIYTLLAEGSDANTLCDAAVAAGGLDNVSCCVLQF, encoded by the coding sequence ATGATAACAATACACATGACAGCAGCCAGCAAAGTAGGCTGCGTGCGTAGTCAGAACGAAGACATGGTGCTGCTTGGCAGTCATTTCGTGAGGAATGATGCTTTTAGCACACGCGTAGACCTGACCAATAGCGACCGTTATATCATGGCTGTGGCCGATGGTATGGGTGGACATAATCGTGGTGATGTGGCCAGCAGTGATGCGCTGCATAACCTGGAGTTCTATTTTCACGATCTGCCCACAGGTCTTAGACCCGAATCCATCAAAGATAAGTTTGAGGATTGGTTAGACTCCATCAACAACATCATCGATTCAAAGGGTCGCTCCGACGAGCAGTATAAAGGTATGGGTACCACATTGGTAGGCTTGGCCTTCTACGAGGGCCAGTTCTATACGCTGAATTGTGGCGACAGTCGCTTGTATCGTTTCCGCGATGGCGATCTTACCCAGCTTACATCCGATCACTCGCTCAGCAACATGCTCGGCTCTTCGCAGCATTCTAACGTTATCACTAACTGTATCGGTGGCGGTGCTACAAGCTCGTTTATCGATATTGTGAACATAACCGATGATATCAAGGAGGGCGATGTTTACATGCTGTGCAGCGACGGACTCACTGATATGTTGCCCGATTCCATTATCTACACACTTCTTGCCGAAGGTTCTGACGCCAACACCCTCTGCGATGCCGCTGTGGCCGCTGGAGGCTTGGACAACGTGTCGTGTTGTGTGTTGCAATTCTAA
- the metA gene encoding homoserine O-succinyltransferase, which produces MPLRLPDRLPAIDILKNENIFVMDNSRATTQDIRPLKIVILNLMPLKITTETDLVRLLSNTPLQMEINFMKLKSHTPKNTPIEHMMMFYRDFESMRNEKFDGMIITGAPVETMDFEDVTYWDEITDIFAWAKTHVTSTLYICWAAQAGLYYHYGVPKYPLEKKMFGIFPQTPVDTKLPIFRGFDDVFMMPHSRHTEIHREDILANPELTLLAESPESGVSMVMARGGREFYITGHLEYAPNTLDNEYKRDRGIRDDVDMPKNYYRDDNPDNAPVVTWRAHANLLYNNWINYYVYQETPYNIDEIK; this is translated from the coding sequence ATGCCACTAAGATTACCAGACAGACTGCCCGCTATTGATATTCTGAAGAACGAGAATATCTTTGTGATGGATAACTCGCGGGCAACAACACAGGATATCCGTCCGCTGAAGATTGTGATTCTGAACCTGATGCCTCTGAAGATAACCACAGAGACCGATCTGGTTAGATTGCTTTCAAACACACCATTGCAGATGGAGATTAACTTTATGAAGTTAAAGAGTCATACCCCTAAGAACACGCCGATAGAGCACATGATGATGTTCTATCGCGACTTTGAGTCGATGCGCAACGAGAAGTTTGATGGTATGATTATTACAGGTGCGCCTGTAGAGACGATGGACTTTGAAGATGTAACCTACTGGGACGAGATTACCGATATCTTTGCTTGGGCCAAAACCCACGTCACCAGTACCTTATATATATGTTGGGCAGCTCAGGCTGGCCTTTATTACCATTATGGTGTGCCCAAGTACCCCTTGGAAAAGAAGATGTTCGGCATCTTCCCACAAACACCCGTGGATACCAAACTGCCCATCTTCCGTGGGTTCGACGATGTGTTTATGATGCCTCACAGTCGTCATACCGAGATACATCGCGAGGATATTTTGGCCAACCCCGAGCTTACGTTGCTGGCCGAGTCACCCGAGAGTGGTGTCAGCATGGTGATGGCGCGTGGCGGTCGTGAGTTCTACATTACCGGTCACCTGGAGTATGCGCCAAACACACTCGACAATGAGTATAAGCGTGATCGTGGTATCCGCGACGATGTGGATATGCCAAAGAATTACTATCGCGATGATAATCCTGACAACGCCCCAGTAGTAACCTGGCGTGCACATGCCAACCTGCTGTACAACAACTGGATTAACTACTACGTTTACCAGGAAACACCGTATAATATCGACGAAATTAAATAA
- a CDS encoding peptidase U32 family protein, with protein MTALELLAPAKNLACGIAAIDHGADAVYIGAPKFGARAAVGNSIDDIRQLCDYAHQFGAKIYVTLNTIVYDHELDEAQKLIDQLAGIGVDAILVQDMGLLQFMNGKPFEIHASTQTDNRSADKVRWLKQVGFSRAVLARELSAEEIAEIHREVPDIELEVFVHGALCVSYSGICYASQHCFQRSANRGECAQFCRMRFSLVDADGEEIEHERYLLSLKDMNQSDNLDKLIEAGAVSFKIEGRLKDVTYVKNVTAAYSERLNAYIRKHADQYCRASKGRCEYTFTPNLNRTFNRGYTTYFMNGRQPNIASFDTPKAVGEFVGKVKEIRHDSFNVAGTASFANGDGLCFLNQDRQFEGFRANRVVGNRIYPFKMPAGLRPGMSLYRNNDQEFERILSKPSATRKIPVSIALRAVADGFELSAEGVTVHFAAEHQIAQKSPRENLVRQLSKLGDTIYECQEVNVPDDFNYFIPNSQLTDMRRQLVEALVQPQRQVKQAKVGANPGVDKLSYQNNISNRQSAAFYGTDKLSAYELKGGDGPIMQCRHCIRYSLGYCVKRGGKRPTWHEPLSLVLGDGRRFRLEFDCQHCQMNVYASTR; from the coding sequence GTGACTGCATTAGAACTTTTAGCTCCAGCCAAGAATTTGGCTTGCGGCATAGCTGCCATCGATCATGGTGCCGATGCCGTTTATATCGGTGCGCCCAAGTTTGGCGCCCGTGCAGCCGTAGGCAACAGCATCGACGATATTCGCCAACTTTGTGATTATGCTCATCAGTTTGGTGCCAAAATCTATGTTACGCTCAACACCATCGTTTACGATCATGAGCTCGACGAGGCGCAGAAACTGATTGATCAGCTGGCCGGGATAGGCGTAGATGCCATTCTGGTGCAGGATATGGGCTTGCTGCAGTTTATGAACGGTAAGCCTTTCGAGATTCACGCCTCTACGCAGACCGATAACCGCTCAGCCGACAAGGTACGTTGGCTCAAGCAGGTAGGTTTTTCGCGTGCCGTTCTGGCGCGTGAGCTCTCGGCCGAGGAGATTGCCGAGATTCATCGCGAGGTGCCTGATATCGAACTCGAGGTGTTTGTGCATGGTGCCTTGTGCGTTAGCTATTCGGGCATCTGCTATGCCTCGCAGCATTGTTTCCAGCGTAGCGCCAACCGTGGTGAGTGCGCCCAGTTCTGTCGTATGCGTTTCTCGTTGGTCGATGCCGATGGCGAGGAGATAGAACACGAGCGTTACCTGCTCTCGCTCAAGGATATGAACCAGAGCGATAATCTGGATAAACTTATCGAGGCGGGTGCCGTATCGTTTAAGATCGAGGGCCGCCTCAAGGATGTTACTTACGTTAAGAACGTAACCGCTGCTTATAGCGAGCGCCTTAACGCCTATATCCGTAAGCATGCCGACCAGTATTGTCGTGCGTCAAAGGGCCGTTGCGAATACACGTTTACACCCAATCTCAATCGTACGTTTAACCGCGGCTACACCACTTACTTTATGAATGGTCGCCAGCCTAATATCGCCTCGTTCGATACACCAAAGGCGGTGGGCGAGTTTGTGGGTAAAGTTAAGGAGATTCGTCACGATAGCTTTAACGTGGCCGGTACCGCCAGCTTTGCTAACGGCGACGGCTTGTGCTTCCTGAATCAGGATCGCCAGTTCGAAGGCTTCCGTGCCAACCGCGTGGTGGGTAATCGCATCTATCCTTTTAAGATGCCTGCTGGTTTGCGCCCGGGCATGTCGCTCTATCGTAACAACGATCAGGAGTTCGAGCGTATTCTCTCTAAGCCCAGCGCTACCCGTAAGATTCCTGTAAGCATAGCCCTGCGTGCTGTGGCTGATGGCTTTGAGTTAAGTGCCGAAGGTGTAACGGTACACTTTGCGGCCGAACATCAGATAGCCCAGAAGTCGCCTCGTGAGAATCTGGTTCGTCAGCTCTCAAAGCTGGGCGATACCATCTATGAGTGCCAGGAGGTTAACGTACCCGACGATTTTAATTATTTCATCCCCAATAGTCAGCTCACCGACATGCGCCGCCAACTGGTCGAGGCCCTTGTACAGCCCCAGCGCCAGGTAAAGCAGGCCAAGGTGGGTGCTAATCCAGGTGTAGACAAGCTCAGTTATCAGAATAACATCTCCAACCGCCAGTCGGCTGCCTTCTATGGTACCGATAAACTCTCGGCCTATGAGCTGAAAGGTGGCGACGGACCTATCATGCAGTGCCGTCATTGCATCCGTTATTCGTTGGGCTACTGCGTAAAGCGCGGCGGCAAACGCCCCACGTGGCACGAACCGCTTTCTCTCGTATTAGGCGATGGACGCCGATTCCGTCTTGAGTTTGATTGTCAACATTGTCAGATGAACGTCTATGCGTCGACTCGTTAG